From the Lentimicrobiaceae bacterium genome, one window contains:
- the argS gene encoding arginine--tRNA ligase, translated as MIEQKIAQAVADAVMQNYGKEILPSAIQIQKTNPEFVGDLTVVIFPLLGISRKSPEITGNQIGKFLLSSISEISSFQVVKGFLNLCLTDEFFIEVLKSTEDICHFGFTQPGNEAPVVVEFSSPNTNKPLHLGHIRNNLLGNAVSQILKASGKNVVKVNLVNDRGIHICKSMLAWKLWGNGETPESSGIKGDHLVGKYYVLFDKKFKEEVKSYVIQGMPEEEAEKRSTLMQQARQLLVKWENHDSETIALWKSMNAWVYEGFDVTYRRMGISFDKTYHESETYLLGKKIVEKGLGEGLLVRNKDGSVWADLTSEGLDEKLLLRSDGTSVYITQDLGTAHLRYGEYYPQQLIYVVGNEQNYHFDVLKAVLKKLGYSWSEKLHHLNYGMVELPHGKMKSREGTVVDADDLMDTMTDTARKTTEALGKAEEASPEDLELLYQKVGMAALKYFILKVDPKKNMLFNPEESIDFNGNTGPFIQYTHARIRSLLRKAGADNNPEQIAYTGIQLHKNEKAVLDALRNFPEIVQQAADMLSPALIANYIFDLAKTYNAFYQEVPVMKEENAVLKHFRLHLSFFTASVIKNGMSLLGIDVPEKM; from the coding sequence ATGATTGAACAAAAAATTGCACAGGCTGTTGCCGATGCCGTGATGCAAAACTATGGAAAAGAGATTTTACCGTCTGCCATTCAGATACAAAAAACCAATCCAGAGTTTGTTGGCGATTTAACCGTTGTGATTTTTCCCCTTCTTGGAATTTCACGCAAATCGCCCGAGATTACAGGAAACCAGATTGGTAAATTCCTCTTGTCTTCGATATCCGAAATCAGTAGCTTTCAGGTGGTGAAAGGCTTTTTGAACCTATGCCTTACCGATGAATTTTTTATTGAAGTTTTAAAATCTACTGAAGACATTTGCCATTTTGGATTCACCCAACCTGGTAACGAAGCACCTGTGGTAGTGGAATTTTCTTCGCCCAATACCAATAAACCGCTCCACCTGGGGCATATCCGTAACAATTTGTTGGGGAATGCTGTTTCTCAAATCCTGAAAGCAAGCGGAAAAAATGTCGTTAAAGTGAATCTGGTAAACGATAGGGGAATTCATATCTGTAAGTCAATGCTTGCCTGGAAATTGTGGGGAAATGGCGAAACGCCCGAAAGTTCCGGAATAAAAGGCGACCACCTTGTAGGGAAATACTACGTACTTTTCGATAAAAAATTTAAGGAAGAAGTAAAAAGCTATGTAATTCAGGGAATGCCGGAAGAAGAAGCCGAAAAACGTTCAACTCTCATGCAACAGGCAAGGCAGTTGCTTGTAAAATGGGAAAATCACGACTCGGAAACCATTGCATTGTGGAAATCTATGAATGCCTGGGTTTATGAAGGTTTTGATGTTACTTACAGGCGGATGGGGATAAGTTTTGACAAAACTTACCACGAATCAGAAACCTACCTGCTTGGGAAAAAAATCGTTGAAAAAGGACTCGGAGAAGGGCTATTGGTTCGCAACAAAGATGGCTCAGTGTGGGCAGACCTTACTTCAGAAGGCTTGGACGAAAAACTGTTACTCCGTTCCGACGGAACTTCCGTTTACATAACCCAGGATTTGGGTACAGCACATCTGCGTTATGGGGAATATTATCCACAACAACTTATATATGTGGTTGGAAATGAACAAAATTATCATTTCGACGTGCTGAAAGCCGTTTTGAAAAAGCTTGGCTATTCTTGGTCGGAAAAGCTGCATCATTTGAATTACGGTATGGTTGAACTACCTCACGGAAAGATGAAAAGCCGCGAAGGAACCGTGGTTGATGCTGACGACCTGATGGATACCATGACTGATACTGCCCGCAAAACTACTGAAGCCCTCGGAAAAGCAGAAGAGGCATCCCCCGAAGACTTGGAATTGCTTTACCAAAAAGTAGGGATGGCAGCATTGAAGTATTTTATTTTAAAGGTTGATCCTAAGAAAAATATGCTTTTTAACCCCGAAGAATCCATTGATTTTAATGGTAATACGGGACCTTTTATTCAATATACCCATGCAAGGATACGTTCATTGCTCCGTAAAGCCGGTGCGGATAATAATCCTGAACAGATAGCATACACTGGCATACAACTACATAAAAATGAAAAAGCCGTATTGGATGCTCTCCGTAATTTCCCGGAAATTGTACAGCAGGCTGCCGATATGCTAAGTCCGGCTTTGATTGCAAATTATATTTTTGATCTTGCAAAAACCTACAATGCATTTTACCAGGAAGTTCCTGTTATGAAGGAAGAAAACGCTGTTTTAAAGCACTTCCGTCTCCATTTATCATTTTTTACAGCCTCTGTAATAAAAAATGGGATGTCGCTGCTTGGAATAGATGTGCCTGAAAAAATGTAA